Genomic DNA from Neisseria lisongii:
GTTCAATTTGGTAATGAAGTCCGCCAAAAAATGGTAAACGGCGTGAATGTGTTGGCAAACGCCGTGCGTGTAACCTTGGGCCCGAAAGGCCGCAATGTGGTGCTGGACCGTGCGTTCGGCGGCCCGCACATCACCAAAGACGGTGTGTCCGTAGCCAAAGAAATCGAATTGAAAGACAAATTCGAGAATATGGGTGCGCAAATGGTGAAAGAGGTTGCCTCTAAAACCAATGATGTAGCGGGCGACGGTACGACAACCGCTACCGTATTGGCGCAGGCGATTGTTACCGAAGGCATGAAATACGTTACCGCCGGTATGAACCCGACCGACCTGAAACGGGGTATCGACAAAGCCGTTGCCGCTTTGGTGGAAGAATTGCGCAACATCGCCAAACCTTGCGACACTTCCAAAGAAATCGCCCAAGTGGGTTCGATTTCCGCCAACTCTGACGAACAAGTCGGTGCCATCATCGCCCAAGCAATGGAAAAAGTGGGCAAAGAAGGCGTGATTACCGTAGAAGACGGCAAATCGCTGGAAAACGAGTTGGACGTGGTAGAAGGTATGCAGTTCGACCGAGGTTACCTGTCGCCATATTTCATCAACGATGCCGAAAAACAAATCGCTGCACTGGACAATCCTTTTGTCTTGCTGTTCGACAAAAAAATCAGCAACATCCGTGATTTGCTCCCTGTTTTGGAACAAATCGCCAAAACCAGCCGTCCGCTCTTGATTATTGCCGAAGACGTTGAAGGCGAAGCCTTGGCAACTTTGGTGGTGAACAATATCCGAGGCATTCTGAAAACCGTAGCCGTGAAAGCACCGGGCTTCGGCGACCGCCGCAAAGCCATGCTGCAAGACATCGCCATCCTCACCGGCGGCACCGTGATTTCCGAAGAAGTCGGCCTGTCGTTGGAAAAAGCCACTCTGGAAGACTTGGGTCAGGCCAAACGCATTGAAATCGGTAAAGAAAACACCACCATCATCGACGGTTTCGGCGATGCCGCCCAAATCGAAGCCCGTGTGGCCGAAATCCGCCAGCAAATCGAAGTGGCAACCAGCGACTACGACAAAGAAAAACTGCAGGAACGTGTGGCAAAACTCGCCGGCGGCGTGGCAGTGATTAAAGTCGGCGCAGCCACCGAAGTGGAAATGAAAGAGAAGAAAGACCGTGTCGAAGACGCATTGCACGCAACCCGTGCCGCCGTTGAAGAAGGCGTGGTTGCCGGCGGCGGCGTAGCCCTGCTGCGCGCCCGTTCTGCTTTGGAAAACCTGCACACCGGCAATTCCGACCAAGATGCAGGCGTACAAATCGTATTGCGTGCCATCGAATCACCGCTGCGCCAAATCGTTGCCAACGCCGGCGGCGAACCGAGCGTGGTGGTGAACAAAGTGTTGGAAGGCAAAGGCAACTTCGGCTACAACGCAGGCAGCGGCGAATACGGCGACATGATCGAAATGGGCGTACTCGATCCGGCAAAAGTAACCCGTTCCGCACTGCAACACGCCGCATCTATCGCCGGTCTGATGCTGACCACCGACTGCATGATTGCCGAAATCCCGGAAGACAAGCCGGCCATGCCTGATATGGGCGGCATGGGTGGCATGGGCGGTATGATGTAAGGCCGTCTGAAAATCAGTTGTTTGAATGAAAACCTGCAAAACGTTGCTTTGCAGGTTTTTTTGTGTGGTTGGGGATAAGTATGGTGAATAAAGATTGCAGTTTCAATGATGAAGTAAAGCGGTGCGGTTACCCGCACCCGACGACCGATTTTTAGCTGCGCAGAAACTCGTTACCCTCGTTTTCAGACGGCCTGCTGACATTGCCGGTAAAACGTAATCAGGCCGTTGGTGGAGCTGTCGTGTTCGGGCGTGCCGTTGTCCAATTCGGGTTCGATGGCTTTTGCCAGCACTTTGCCGTATTCCACGCCCCATTGGTCGAATGGGTTGATGCCCCAAATCACGC
This window encodes:
- the groL gene encoding chaperonin GroEL (60 kDa chaperone family; promotes refolding of misfolded polypeptides especially under stressful conditions; forms two stacked rings of heptamers to form a barrel-shaped 14mer; ends can be capped by GroES; misfolded proteins enter the barrel where they are refolded when GroES binds), encoding MAAKEVQFGNEVRQKMVNGVNVLANAVRVTLGPKGRNVVLDRAFGGPHITKDGVSVAKEIELKDKFENMGAQMVKEVASKTNDVAGDGTTTATVLAQAIVTEGMKYVTAGMNPTDLKRGIDKAVAALVEELRNIAKPCDTSKEIAQVGSISANSDEQVGAIIAQAMEKVGKEGVITVEDGKSLENELDVVEGMQFDRGYLSPYFINDAEKQIAALDNPFVLLFDKKISNIRDLLPVLEQIAKTSRPLLIIAEDVEGEALATLVVNNIRGILKTVAVKAPGFGDRRKAMLQDIAILTGGTVISEEVGLSLEKATLEDLGQAKRIEIGKENTTIIDGFGDAAQIEARVAEIRQQIEVATSDYDKEKLQERVAKLAGGVAVIKVGAATEVEMKEKKDRVEDALHATRAAVEEGVVAGGGVALLRARSALENLHTGNSDQDAGVQIVLRAIESPLRQIVANAGGEPSVVVNKVLEGKGNFGYNAGSGEYGDMIEMGVLDPAKVTRSALQHAASIAGLMLTTDCMIAEIPEDKPAMPDMGGMGGMGGMM